One Polaribacter reichenbachii genomic window, TATCAATTTCTGTCCACCAATTTTTATCAACATTTGTCATCCAAAAACCAGAAACCCAAGGCGCATCCATCAACTTTACTTCGGCTTCAAAATATCCGTATAAAAATTTATTTTTACTTTTAATAAAACCTGTTGAATGTGTGTAACCTTCAGGCAATTTTTCATCTCCGTGTTTGTTTACTCTTATTACGAGTTCATCATTTTCTAAACTAACATTAGAACCGTGAAAAAAAGTTGGTTTTCTACCTTTCCAACCAGGATTGTTTGGGTACCAAATTTTCTCATTTATTTTATCAGCATTAAACTCATCAGAAAATTTCTTTAAAAGTTTCCATTTCTTTTTTTCTTTTTGATGAGATAAAGGCAGTTTATTATTTATTCTTTTAGGTGCTATACTTAAATCTACAGAATCTTTGTAGTTTTTTGGAGGTATTGTTAAGTCTTGAGAAACAACTTTACCCACAACTAAAAAGGCAATTAAAAAAAGGATTTTAAATTTCATATTATTGTTCATTTTGTTCTATTAATTTAAAGGAATCTATGGCGTGATAATTAGATCTTGCAGCAATTATAACTGTGTATTCTTTAGCCTCATTAAAAGTTGCATAAATTTGATGCGCATTATTGTCTGATGTGTTTGTGCTTCTAGACCATTCATCAACAGTATTCATATACACTTTAAAAAATCCGTTGCCATTTTCGCCAGCAGGATTTGGTGTTTTTCCAGAACCTTTTGGGTAAATTTTACTTGTACCTCTTATTGCAAAAAACTCATCTGCGTCTAATAATTTTAACCAACTATCATTATGTTCTGCCCAAGGATCTGTATCTGCTTTTTTTGC contains:
- a CDS encoding family 16 glycosylhydrolase, with the protein product MKFKILFLIAFLVVGKVVSQDLTIPPKNYKDSVDLSIAPKRINNKLPLSHQKEKKKWKLLKKFSDEFNADKINEKIWYPNNPGWKGRKPTFFHGSNVSLENDELVIRVNKHGDEKLPEGYTHSTGFIKSKNKFLYGYFEAEVKLMDAPWVSGFWMTNVDKNWWTEIDICENAPGLSYNRHDLNSNIHVFRAPKDKGDVKKHFSRTKKYYFPKELQADYHTWGLEWTPEYIRFYIDGILFREAKNTHWHQPLEINFNCESNKWFGALPDDNRLDGEYHVKYFRVWEQKK